The Arachis duranensis cultivar V14167 chromosome 2, aradu.V14167.gnm2.J7QH, whole genome shotgun sequence genome has a window encoding:
- the LOC107473263 gene encoding uncharacterized mitochondrial protein AtMg00860-like translates to MASHALYLQQVFQILMENRLVLNEKKSTFAVSSVEYLSHIVSAQGVSADPNKTTAMLEWSVPTDQRALRVFLGLIGYYRRFVQGYGMIAKPLMELTKRNAFEWNDKAQEAFERLKRLMADLPTLTVPDFNQDYVGN, encoded by the coding sequence ATGGCGAGCCATGCCCTTTACCTCCAACAAGTTTTCCAGATTTTAATGGAGAACCGGCTGGTGCTGAATGAGAAGAAAAGCACATTCGCAGTGAGCTCGGTGGAATACTTGAGTCACATTGTCTCGGCACAAGGGGTCTCGGCGGATCCTAACAAAACCACAGCGATGCTAGAGTGGTCGGTGCCTACGGACCAGCGGGCGTTAAGGGTATTCTtgggacttatcggctattatAGGCGTTTTGTGCAAGGCTATGGGATGATCGCCAAGCCATTGATGGAGTTAACAAAGCGAAATGCGTTTGAATGGAATGACAAGGCCCAAGAAGCTTTTGAGAGATTGAAGAGACTGATGGCAGACCTACCGACTCTAACAGTCCCGGATTTCAATCAAGACTATGTTGGAAATTGA
- the LOC107473180 gene encoding UPF0481 protein At3g47200-like yields the protein MASPNINNNNALEGETKPKIQEILINIPEHFEPLVSDECCIYKVPSHLFKLNEEAYTPKFISIGPIHSKDSKLRQENQKQRYFHAFYKRLNNSQALALKRYRTIYLEQEKKTIRDSYSELVEPCNDNDFMNMILLDSVFIMELFLRNSEEKKDEHDPMFTTSWICKAIQRDLLLLENQIPMFVLEKLYNSVLLLSDGDNKKNHEANFLKLAFKYFEDFYPQNEPRDIADMIKNYKTCKHFTDLIRFTYLPRKIQTNGVNPKDDFTPYPIDYHIPRTATRLNEAGVSFEKVQGRSYLDIKFHKIKILSWFLCFGFLPLTKYFKARLQIPQLKVYQITECVLRNLIALEQCHYSDQPFICNYVSLIDSLIHTHEDVELLVDKEAIVHELGSHTELAALVNCLCRNIVVSSNYYGKTIKKLNSHYSNCWMHYMGMLRSVYFRDPWRFSSSIVGFAVFLFAIFNFLRVIGVFHP from the coding sequence ATGGCTTCTCCAAacattaacaacaataatgcttTAGAAGGAGAAACAAAACCTAAGATTCAGGAAATATTGATTAACATTCCAGAACATTTTGAACCATTGGTGTCTGATGAATGTTGCATTTACAAGGTTCCTTCTCATCTGTTCAAGTTAAATGAGGAAGCTTACACACCAAAGTTCATCTCAATAGGCCCTATTCACAGCAAAGATTCAAAACTGAGACAAGAGAATCAGAAACAAAGGTACTTCCATGCTTTTTATAAGCGCCTAAATAACTCACAGGCTTTAGCTTTGAAGAGATACAGAACAATCTAtcttgaacaagaaaagaaaactataAGAGACTCTTATTCAGAGCTTGTTGAGCCTTGCAATGATAATGATTTTATGAACATGATACTACTTGATTCTGTGTTCATCATGGAACTCTTTCTGAGAAATtcagaagagaaaaaagatgaACATGATCCCATGTTCACAACATCATGGATTTGCAAAGCCATACAAAGGGACTTGTTGCTACTTGAGAATCAAATTCCAATGTTTGTGTTGGAGAAACTATACAATAGTGTGTTACTCTTAAGTGATGGTGACAACAAGAAAAACCATGAAGCTAATTTTCTTAAGCTTGCTTTTAAATACTTTGAAGATTTTTATCCACAGAATGAGCCTCGTGATATAGCAGATATgatcaaaaattacaaaacttgCAAACACTTTACTGATTTAATCAGATTCACCTACCTACCCAGAAAAATTCAGACAAATGGTGTGAACCCAAAAGACGATTTTACCCCTTATCCAATAGACTATCATATCCCTAGAACTGCAACAAGATTGAATGAAGCTGGGGTAAGCTTTGAGAAAGTTCAAGGTAGAAGCTACTTAGACATAAAGTTCCACAAGATCAAAATCCTAAGCTGGTTTTTGTGCTTTGGTTTCTTACCATTGACCAAATATTTCAAAGCACGTTTGCAAATTCCTCAGCTGAAAGTGTATCAAATAACAGAATGTGTTCTGAGGAACCTAATTGCATTGGAGCAGTGTCACTACTCAGATCAACCTTTCATATGCAACTATGTGTCTTTGATAGACTCATTGATTCACACTCATGAGGATGTTGAGTTGCTTGTTGACAAAGAAGCCATTGTTCATGAACTTGGGAGCCACACTGAATTAGCAGCACTTGTGAATTGTCTCTGCAGGAATATTGTGGTTTCTTCAAACTATTATGGGAAAACTATCAAGAAACTGAATAGTCATTATAGTAATTGTTGGATGCACTACATGGGGATGCTGAGATCAGTGTACTTCCGAGATCCTTGGAGGTTCAGTTCCAGTATTGTTGGATTTGCTGTCTTTTTGTTTGCTATTTTCAATTTCCTCAGGGTTATTGGTGTGTTTCATCCCTAA
- the LOC107473181 gene encoding uncharacterized protein LOC107473181, whose amino-acid sequence MVHHPPNSHPELPPPPPPPPVPPRPFAASFSLRWALGNRNRNAKIPRRFQFGRLPLPTTGGVNPVLRLGLSPLNPARRSALLINPEPNSNPNRFASSPPKEKILVEPVEGSENTPEDKGTNNLLLRFCVKKRDLSAPSADPEPEPQAEAKAEVEEAEVLEEGESNPLVKTWNLRPRKVVEKKTAVKGRNGGSLGHDAGRTRSRVRHGSSSRGKNGGLKELKENGGRRKEEEEGVVLKTAMLSLTLTKEEIEEDFLKVTAAKPPKKPNKRPRAVQKQLDAVFPGLWLTSVSVTPDLYQVPDPPLKG is encoded by the exons ATGGTGCATCACCCACCCAACTCTCACCCCGAGCTACCACCGCCGCCGCCACCACCACCTGTGCCACCGAGGCCCTTTGCCGCCTCCTTCTCTTTAAGGTGGGCGCTCGGAAACCGCAACCGCAACGCCAAAATCCCCAGGCGGTTCCAATTCGGAAGGCTGCCACTCCCTACCACCGGAGGTGTCAACCCGGTTCTCCGACTCGGGTTGTCGCCTCTGAACCCGGCTCGACGTAGCGCTCTCCTTATCAACCCTGAACCCAACTCTAACCCGAACCGGTTCGCTTCTTCTCCTCCAAAGGAGAAAATTTTGGTTGAACCGGTTGAGGGTTCGGAGAATACACCTGAGGATAAGGGCACAAACAACCTCTTGCTCCGGTTTTGTGTGAAAAAGAGGGACCTTTCTGCTCCCAgtgctgatcctgaacctgaaccCCAGGCTGAGGCTAAGGCTGAGGTTGAGGAGGCTGAGGTTTTGGAGGAAGGAGAAAGTAACCCTTTGGTGAAGACATGGAATTTAAGGCCGAGGAAGGTTGTGGAGAAGAAAACTGCAGTGAAGGGTAGGAATGGTGGCTCGTTGGGCCATGATGCTGGCAGAACGAGAAGCAGGGTGCGGCATGGTTCATCAAGTCGGGGTAAGAATGGGGGGCTTAAGGAGCTTAAGGAGAATGGTGGTAGgaggaaggaggaggaagaggggGTGGTGTTGAAGACGGCAATGCTCTCATTGACACTGACAAAAGAGGAGATTGAGGAGGATTTTCTCAAGGTCACTGCTGCCAAACCCCCCAAGAAGCCCAACAAGAGACCTAGGGCTGTTCAGAAGCAGCTTGAT GCAGTTTTTCCTGGCCTTTGGTTGACAAGTGTGAGTGTGACCCCTGATTTATACCAAGTTCCTGACCCACCTCTTAAG GGTTAG